In Halorientalis sp. LT38, a genomic segment contains:
- a CDS encoding V-type ATP synthase subunit E produces the protein MSLDTVVEDIREKARARAEDIRSEAEAEAEEIRSAAERDAEEIRNEREADVESTIAQEREQRLSSAKLEAKQARLEARRNVLGEVREAVEDEIESLDGEKREELTGALLDAAVSEFDDDGDLAVRGRADDEELIESLLEDREVEGSYAGEYDCLGGVVVSSEQSRVQVTNTFDAILEDVWEENLGEISDDLFEQ, from the coding sequence ATGAGCCTTGATACAGTCGTAGAGGACATACGGGAGAAAGCCCGCGCGCGTGCGGAGGACATTCGGTCCGAGGCGGAAGCCGAGGCCGAAGAGATCCGCTCGGCGGCCGAACGCGACGCCGAGGAGATCCGAAACGAGCGCGAGGCCGACGTGGAATCGACCATCGCACAGGAGCGCGAACAGCGCCTCTCCAGCGCGAAACTGGAGGCCAAACAGGCCCGACTCGAGGCCCGACGGAACGTCCTGGGCGAGGTGCGCGAGGCGGTCGAGGACGAGATCGAGAGTCTGGACGGCGAAAAGCGCGAGGAGCTGACCGGCGCGCTGCTCGACGCCGCCGTCTCGGAGTTCGACGACGACGGCGACCTGGCAGTGCGGGGCCGCGCCGACGACGAGGAACTGATCGAGTCGCTGCTCGAAGACCGCGAGGTCGAGGGGAGCTACGCGGGCGAGTACGACTGCCTCGGCGGCGTCGTGGTCTCCAGCGAGCAGTCCCGCGTCCAGGTGACCAACACCTTCGACGCGATCCTCGAGGACGTCTGGGAGGAGAACCTGGGCGAGATCAGCGACGATCTGTTCGAGCAATGA
- a CDS encoding F0F1 ATP synthase subunit C, with the protein MLEALELTTVLVTLLQEFNPQPAIPTGAAAALAVGLAALGAGYAERGIGAAAVGAIAENDEMFGRGLILTVLPETLVILALVVVFV; encoded by the coding sequence ATGCTCGAAGCACTCGAACTCACGACGGTGCTGGTAACGCTTCTCCAGGAATTCAACCCGCAGCCCGCCATCCCGACGGGCGCGGCGGCGGCGCTGGCGGTCGGTCTGGCGGCCCTCGGTGCGGGCTACGCGGAGCGCGGGATCGGGGCGGCCGCCGTCGGGGCGATCGCCGAGAACGACGAGATGTTCGGCCGTGGGCTGATCCTGACGGTGCTGCCGGAGACGCTCGTCATCCTGGCCCTGGTCGTCGTCTTCGTCTAA
- a CDS encoding V-type ATP synthase subunit I yields the protein MLRPERMSRVSVTGSKQVMEPVVEAMHDLRLVDLTDYDGAWEGFEPGDTVEGGNEASEKLVTVRSLKSILGVAETDAGPTRLVTEEALDEELGEIREEVNELDDRRDGLKDELRTVEENIDSVEPFAALGLDLDLLTGYDSLAVGVGEGDADAIEAELADSDRVADFEVFSEGDAVAVFVYPEDGDPTTGTDVTVQDLLVGARYQSYEVPDAEGSPEEYISELHHRKQQLESKLGTVEDELGDLRLDVAGFLLAAEETLAIEAQKSEAPLSFATTENAFVAEGWLPTEQYEELVAALDSTVGDRVEVEELERAEYDTDGHVHHTEDVAEEGGATEGETGGVGSPVSTDSPDSAASAAESEEAEQEQEKEPVADGGNVTMGDEDPPVVQDNPGPAKPFEALVGVINRPKYSEFDPTVLLFLTFPAFFGFMIGDLGYGILYIVLGYWLYSSFDSDMLRSLGGVGIWAGAFTAIFGILYGEIFGFHYIAEYLWGGSAPIHKGLQPYHSTWAQAWLVISLLAGMVHLAIGWVLDFVHNFQSHGFGDAMGESGSWLLMLFGIWAWIFGGAFGSAPGLLYGSDSVFNGHPLPLGFAGLPEPFGLVGLGAFFVGLVLLVNAEPVEGVEFLNVLVNVLSYTRIAAVLLAKAAMAFVVNLLVFGVYVTEEHGGEAWHFGTGGMPEAGTTYHGYEVVEIMFGGLVHSGVAGILVGILILVIGHLLVLALGVTSAGLQGVRLEYVEFFGKFYEGGGRKYTPFGYEREYTAED from the coding sequence ATGCTCAGACCTGAGCGGATGAGCCGCGTCTCGGTGACCGGCTCCAAACAGGTCATGGAGCCGGTCGTCGAGGCCATGCACGACCTCCGACTGGTTGATCTCACCGACTACGACGGCGCCTGGGAGGGCTTCGAGCCCGGCGACACCGTCGAGGGCGGCAACGAGGCCTCGGAGAAACTCGTCACCGTCCGCTCGCTGAAGTCCATCCTCGGCGTGGCGGAGACCGACGCCGGCCCGACCCGGCTGGTCACCGAGGAGGCCCTCGACGAGGAACTCGGCGAGATCCGCGAAGAGGTCAACGAACTCGACGACCGCCGCGACGGACTGAAAGACGAACTCCGGACGGTCGAGGAGAACATCGACAGCGTCGAGCCCTTCGCCGCGCTCGGCCTCGATCTGGACCTGCTGACCGGCTACGACTCGCTCGCGGTCGGCGTGGGCGAGGGCGACGCCGACGCCATCGAAGCCGAACTCGCAGACTCCGACCGCGTCGCCGACTTCGAGGTGTTCTCGGAGGGCGACGCCGTCGCCGTCTTCGTCTATCCCGAGGACGGGGACCCCACGACGGGGACCGACGTCACCGTCCAGGACCTGCTCGTCGGCGCGCGCTATCAGTCCTACGAGGTGCCCGACGCCGAGGGCAGCCCCGAGGAGTACATCTCGGAGCTACACCACCGCAAACAGCAGCTCGAATCCAAACTCGGTACCGTCGAGGACGAACTCGGCGACCTCCGCCTCGACGTCGCGGGCTTCCTGCTCGCGGCCGAGGAGACCCTGGCCATCGAGGCACAGAAGTCCGAAGCGCCCCTCTCCTTCGCGACGACGGAGAACGCCTTCGTCGCCGAAGGGTGGCTCCCGACGGAGCAGTACGAAGAGCTGGTCGCCGCGCTCGATTCGACCGTCGGCGACCGCGTCGAGGTCGAGGAACTCGAACGCGCCGAGTACGATACCGACGGGCACGTCCACCACACGGAGGACGTGGCCGAGGAAGGCGGCGCGACCGAGGGCGAGACCGGCGGCGTCGGATCCCCGGTCAGCACGGACTCCCCGGACTCGGCGGCCTCGGCCGCCGAGTCCGAGGAGGCCGAGCAGGAACAGGAGAAAGAGCCTGTTGCGGACGGGGGTAACGTCACGATGGGCGACGAGGACCCGCCGGTCGTGCAGGACAACCCGGGCCCGGCCAAGCCCTTCGAGGCACTGGTCGGGGTCATCAACCGGCCGAAGTACTCGGAGTTCGACCCGACCGTCCTGCTCTTCCTGACCTTCCCGGCCTTCTTCGGGTTCATGATCGGCGACCTGGGGTACGGGATCCTCTACATCGTGCTGGGCTACTGGCTCTACAGTAGCTTCGACAGCGACATGCTGCGGAGTCTCGGCGGCGTCGGCATCTGGGCCGGTGCGTTCACCGCGATCTTCGGGATCCTCTACGGCGAGATCTTCGGATTCCACTACATCGCCGAGTACCTGTGGGGCGGTTCCGCGCCGATCCACAAGGGCCTCCAGCCCTACCACAGCACCTGGGCGCAGGCCTGGCTCGTGATCAGCCTGCTGGCCGGAATGGTCCACCTCGCGATCGGGTGGGTTCTCGACTTCGTCCACAATTTCCAGAGTCACGGCTTCGGCGACGCGATGGGCGAGAGCGGGTCGTGGCTGCTGATGCTCTTTGGCATCTGGGCGTGGATCTTCGGCGGCGCCTTCGGTAGCGCACCGGGCCTGCTCTACGGGTCCGACAGCGTCTTCAACGGGCACCCGCTCCCGCTCGGCTTCGCCGGGCTCCCGGAGCCGTTCGGGCTCGTCGGCCTGGGTGCGTTCTTCGTGGGACTCGTCTTGCTCGTCAACGCAGAGCCCGTCGAGGGCGTCGAGTTCCTGAACGTGCTCGTCAACGTGCTCTCTTACACCCGGATCGCGGCGGTGCTGCTGGCCAAGGCCGCGATGGCCTTCGTGGTCAACCTGCTGGTCTTCGGCGTCTACGTCACCGAAGAGCACGGCGGCGAAGCCTGGCACTTCGGGACCGGCGGGATGCCCGAAGCCGGCACGACGTACCACGGGTACGAGGTCGTCGAGATCATGTTCGGCGGGCTCGTCCACTCGGGGGTCGCCGGCATCCTCGTCGGCATCCTCATCCTCGTGATCGGCCACCTGCTCGTGCTCGCGCTGGGCGTCACCAGCGCCGGCCTGCAGGGGGTCCGTCTCGAGTACGTGGAGTTCTTCGGGAAGTTCTACGAGGGCGGCGGTCGGAAGTACACCCCGTTCGGCTACGAGCGGGAGTACACCGCCGAGGACTGA
- the ahaH gene encoding ATP synthase archaeal subunit H, producing MPRPEVLDRIKETEDEADDIVAEAEQEAEALIEEAREEAEEIRQQAREEAEEIAQERLEDARAEIEEERERILAEGDEQREALEAQAADQRDEVIDRVTDLFEEAVHAQT from the coding sequence ATGCCAAGGCCAGAGGTTCTCGACCGGATCAAAGAGACCGAAGACGAGGCCGACGATATCGTCGCCGAGGCCGAGCAGGAGGCCGAGGCGCTCATCGAGGAGGCCCGAGAGGAGGCCGAGGAGATCCGCCAGCAGGCCCGAGAGGAGGCCGAGGAGATCGCACAGGAGCGCCTCGAGGACGCTCGCGCCGAGATCGAGGAAGAGCGCGAGCGCATCCTCGCAGAGGGCGACGAACAGCGCGAGGCGCTGGAGGCACAGGCCGCCGACCAGCGCGACGAGGTGATCGACCGCGTGACAGACCTGTTCGAGGAGGCGGTGCATGCTCAGACCTGA
- a CDS encoding methyltransferase domain-containing protein — MGVLEDKSRARLFYKYLSKVYDRINPFIWNEQMRTAAIDLLDIEPDDRVLDVGCGTGFATEGLLSRVDTVYGLDQSPHQLEKAYEKFGKRDGPVQFHLGDAERLPFRDDAFDVVWSSGSIEYWPNPVDALRECRRVAKPGGQVLIVGPNYPNSTIFQKLADAIMLFYDEHEADRMFREAGFTAFEHYTMGPDYNPEIAITTVAKVPE, encoded by the coding sequence ATGGGAGTGCTCGAAGACAAGTCCCGGGCTCGCCTCTTCTACAAGTACCTCTCGAAGGTGTACGACCGGATCAACCCGTTCATCTGGAACGAGCAGATGCGGACCGCGGCCATCGACCTGCTCGACATCGAACCGGACGACCGGGTGCTGGACGTGGGGTGTGGCACCGGCTTCGCGACCGAGGGCCTGCTCTCCCGCGTCGATACGGTCTACGGGCTCGACCAGAGCCCCCACCAGCTTGAGAAGGCCTACGAGAAGTTCGGCAAACGCGACGGCCCCGTCCAGTTCCACCTCGGCGACGCCGAGCGGCTCCCCTTCCGCGACGACGCCTTCGACGTGGTCTGGTCCTCGGGCTCAATCGAGTACTGGCCCAACCCGGTCGACGCCCTCAGGGAGTGTCGCCGCGTCGCGAAACCCGGCGGCCAGGTGCTGATCGTCGGCCCGAACTACCCGAACTCGACGATCTTCCAGAAGCTCGCCGACGCGATCATGCTGTTCTACGACGAGCACGAGGCCGACCGGATGTTCCGCGAGGCCGGCTTCACCGCCTTCGAGCACTACACGATGGGCCCCGACTACAACCCCGAAATCGCGATTACTACCGTGGCGAAGGTGCCGGAGTAG
- a CDS encoding type IV pilin N-terminal domain-containing protein: MSTRALSSVVGVALLTLVAVLAASVVGATAFGAAPAGDDPTRTAFELQVDADANRITLTHSGGDAVSVADLRIRVRIDGEPLAHQPPVPFFATTGFVSGPTGPVNVAGDERWTAGERASFELAGTNAPLPGEGSEVTVALYLDGRKLATLETVA, encoded by the coding sequence GTGTCGACTCGCGCGCTCAGTTCCGTCGTCGGCGTCGCCCTCCTGACCCTCGTCGCCGTCCTCGCCGCCTCGGTCGTCGGGGCCACCGCCTTCGGCGCCGCGCCCGCGGGCGACGACCCCACGAGAACCGCGTTCGAGTTGCAGGTCGACGCCGACGCGAACCGAATCACCCTCACGCACAGCGGCGGCGACGCCGTGTCCGTCGCGGACCTCCGAATCCGGGTCCGGATCGACGGCGAGCCGCTCGCCCACCAGCCGCCGGTCCCCTTCTTCGCGACCACCGGGTTCGTCTCGGGGCCGACCGGCCCCGTCAACGTCGCCGGCGACGAGCGCTGGACGGCCGGCGAGCGGGCGAGTTTCGAGCTTGCGGGAACGAACGCACCGCTCCCCGGCGAGGGTTCGGAGGTCACCGTGGCACTCTATCTGGACGGCAGAAAACTGGCTACGCTGGAAACGGTCGCCTGA